DNA from Fusarium musae strain F31 chromosome 7, whole genome shotgun sequence:
CGGGTTTCACAGCACTCTTCAGGCCTAAGGCATATACAGTCTACAGATCatccctcatcttcaaatAATCGCTCCAATGCAATCTGGCATAGTTGTCGAGGCTTTATTTGGCATCCTCATCGTGCTCAGCGACTTTTGCACATTTACCCCTTGGATCCCAGCAGCTTTATCACTACCTCTATGGGGACTCAGCCATATTGCGGCTCAATACCGTCTCTAGAGGGTTTGAGGATGGCGTCAGGGTATTATCGGCGGGAACTATGTGTAAATTCACAGGGTTGCTATTGATACAATTGCCTGGTAGGAGAAGAAATTAACAATAGGGGGAAGTTCTAGGCTTGACTATACTGGTGGTCACTGTGGAATTATAAAAGCCATGTCACTGTAGTCGGGAAAATGATTCACTTAGTTCAGATTCAAGCAGGCAATCATTGGTATAAAAAAAACAGATAGATTAATTAGCTAGCAACCAGATCAGAACAAGTGAGAAATCcctttatatatctaaaccAAAGCCCTTCCGTGAAATCCATATACTAATATCCGACCCTTAGTTAATGATGATGCGCTGAGACTTGGGAGTAGCCTTGGGAACCACTATGGTCAAAAGACCATCCTTGAGGTCGGCAGTGACCGCGTCGTGGTTGATATAGGTGGGGAAAGTGAAGTAGCGGGAGAACTCCTTGCTATAGCCAGAGCGTTTTGGCTCTTCGGGCTGCGCGGGCTGCTTCTCCTGTGCCTTCTCACTGAGAGTCTCCGGCTCTGGCTGGCTGACAGTCTTTGACTTCTCTGATGTGTGACTCAAAACCTCAAACTCGTcgtcatcgacatcatcctCGACAGTGGCCTGGTAAGAGCTTCTGCTTCGGGTGTCTTCATTGTCTGACTCGGTGGCTGGGGCGGGAGCAGCCTCCTCAGTGGTTGTTGTGGCGGTTTCAACTGCCTTGGGCTCCTCTGTGAATCGCTCAACCTTGCCGCTGACGACAAGCTTGCGAGGCTCAGGGAACTCGACAGTGACGTGCTCCTTGTTCATGCCTGGAAGCTCGCCGTAAAGAACGAAGGAGTCCTCAGTCTCGTGGGCCTCAAATCGGGGCTCCCATGGGCGGGAGTTCACCCGATAGGCAGGGCAGGAAGCTTGAGCGCGGCTCTTTTGTTGAGGCTGGCATTGGCGCTTTCGCTGGGGCTGCTGAATCGACTGGTCAAGCTCCCGGAGGAGATGGTAGAGTGGGTTCTGGGGAGCCTGGATGTGGTAGAAAGTCTGGGGAAGAAAGAATGCCATTGTATTGGTGTGTTTTGGTTGTGAGTTGTGAAGGATGTTTGATATGATGGTTCGGACTTTTGATTGGCTGAGAGGAGGGCGGTTTGTGTTTCTGGGCTTTGTTTGGATTGAATGAGTAGTGAAGAGATTGAATTCTGATGATCAAAAAATTTCCAAAGTCGTCGGAAGTGATTCATTTATACATCGATATTCTGTAATTGACAATTAGGCAGGGCGTTCTTGCGCAAGCTGTTACTCACCATCTCGAATTGCCATGATCTTGCTCGAAGCATCGAGAAGGTTCTTGAGACTTTTCCTAGCTGAGTAAGACGCCATTTGTCAGTATTCTGCACTAACACCAGCCACTGTGGCTGCGGCGGGTGCTTGGAAATCCACAATCTGAACTTGGACCAATGAAACTGAGTCAGTATTGATGACAAATTTGTTTCCCTAATGTTCCGCGTTAACGCCGCCCGGACTTTGGCAGTCCAACCGTAATAAGTCTACCCGATAGCTAAGCAAAGTTTAGAATGAGACATGGTAAATGGCGTAAACTGCGACAATAATTtgatttattattttttaaccTCTTTGGCTCCTCTACCTATTTTAGTATCGCTGCGACATTACTGCGAATAGCCAGAATAAGCGACTCAGTAAATTTATTTCCTCTGAAGGACAACTAACATCTGCAACATGATATACATCCAAGACCCAGACTCTTGTTCAACAATCACGCGGCACAAATCCCTAATATGACATTTATTTAATGCCCTTTCTATTAAGCCTTCTGCAATCGTATACAGATTTGTTATCTTGCTTTTAAACGCGACAAGACTTGCGGTCCAGATTGCAGAATTACATAAGCCGATGAAACTGAGGATAACACCCAGCACCTCCCTTACAATGTCTGGTTCGGTCCGATATTATCGGCGTTGGTAAGGGTGCCACGCTTAATCtcatatataaatatacgtCAGAGAATTACGTTCATCCACTTTTGCAAAATAGAAGTCCAGACTCTTTTCAAAACAGCATGGAAATCCACCAGACCCAAGTGGAATAGTGGCCAAAAATCCTACCAGTAAAACAAAAAAGATAAGCGACATTATCCCAAAGCAGCAAGCGTAGCTCGGCATCATTTGTCACTTTTGTCTCCAGCATATCGATAGTCAGCGCCATAGATTTCGTTAATAGCACTTAGCTCATAGCCATAGCGACAACATGCCTTCTGACACTGAGCTTCGTAGGTAAAGCTAGGAGAGTCTAGACTCCTGGCGTATATTTGCCTCAGAATATGGTCTGATGATAAGACTTTCAGCTTTCAGCTCGACTTACTATTGACTTTCCATgtaaatagagttattagTAGCTACCTGCGCTTTATCCAGGGTCTCTGTAGCTCTTGAATAAAATCTCTTGGCTTTCCACTAATTGCATCAGCACATCGTACCTCCAACAGACATATTCCAACTATTGAACGTCATTTTATCTATCGGTTATTTACTCCTGCCTGTGCCATGGAGATCGCCGACGGATCTCCACTTTACCAGGGAGCTGGCTCTAACCTTTCCAACCCGAAGTATGGCTACGACTTTGTCATCTCAACTACCCAAGCCAGTATAAATTCGGATCTGTGCATGTACCTGCACAACAACATTTTGCCTTGTAACTACTTTTGCTTCCTCTCGGTATGTCGCCTCATGTCGCAATCAGATAACCTCAGGGGCATGATACCACCTGTGAAGCCAGCTAATCAGGTCCAGAATCCATCGAACGCAAATGCAGTGGTCCCAGTCACCTTGGAAGACCTTGTTGCCAAAACAGGCGGGGTTGATCCCTTCAAGGTCCCACGGGATACCCCGCATACAGACCCTCGGGTCCAGGCGCTAACCAAGGTGGGATTCGCTGTCGGTGTCAAGATCCGTATGGGGCTTCCTCCAGGTGTAGAGCCCAAGGATCTCCCTCTCATTCTAGAGCTTGGCGATCTTGCCAACTTTGCCACGTTCAATATTCTCTGCTCCGACTTTCATATTGTTGAGAATGAGCTGGGTACCTCAGCCAGCCCCGATGGTAAATGGAATGTCTGGAGGCAACCCTCGGGCCGTCCATGGACTCTCAAAACATGGGTCAGCCTTGTTCATGCCAGTCTCGACAATCAGTTGAATGGTTCACCGCACTTTGCCAAAAAcccagccaagaagcaacGACTCCTCAAAAGGCTTCAGAACATTTCTAGCACGTCCTTCAGTCTGCAACAGCTGTTGCTGGATATGGATAATGCGACGGTTCAGAATGTCCCTGTCATTGAAGGCATGAGGCCTGGCAGTCGAGCTCACCTTGTTGTCTCTGGCCAACTTGGGAACATCTGGACGGCTTTCACCAAGAATTGCCACTGTCCCCCAATTTCCGTTGTCGCCGTTCCTCAAACATCATCAGACCCTTCTAAGCTCCACTTGAAATCCTTCGATCTCCAAGTCAACCGCGTCAAGGACAGCAACGGAGATGCGGTCAAGAATCCTACCAAGGAACAACTTGCTGCAACCACTCTCGATTACCGTTGTATGACTAGTGGTACACAACTTCCGCCTGCTAAGCATTTCTCCTGGAACTGGGTCGAGCCAGCCAGCGTCAATTCCGAAAGCGGTGTTGTTGCCATCAAGCGAGAGGTCTTTGCTAAGTATTTACTCGATGCTATTCTTCCACAAGCTAAGGCAAGCTGCATCACCACGGATCCCGTCGTGGGAAAACGAGCGTACGAAGACGGGAAACTTTGGGCTGATTGGACATTGACCACGATCAACAACCAGACCCCCAAGTCTCTTATTTCTCGTGGGGGTGATAATATCTGCGTCATTGCATACTCTGCCATTGACGATCCAGATACA
Protein-coding regions in this window:
- a CDS encoding hypothetical protein (EggNog:ENOG41); amino-acid sequence: MAFFLPQTFYHIQAPQNPLYHLLRELDQSIQQPQRKRQCQPQQKSRAQASCPAYRVNSRPWEPRFEAHETEDSFVLYGELPGMNKEHVTVEFPEPRKLVVSGKVERFTEEPKAVETATTTTEEAAPAPATESDNEDTRSRSSYQATVEDDVDDDEFEVLSHTSEKSKTVSQPEPETLSEKAQEKQPAQPEEPKRSGYSKEFSRYFTFPTYINHDAVTADLKDGLLTIVVPKATPKSQRIIIN